In Eupeodes corollae chromosome 3, idEupCoro1.1, whole genome shotgun sequence, a single genomic region encodes these proteins:
- the LOC129951960 gene encoding vacuolar fusion protein MON1 homolog A — protein sequence MDLEEESTSNNTTVDEFADAEGAEYFQDQEDNKYSIIQDIQAELTSSSQEQQQTLKPNGTVNKSDSFSSEKSKELDGGGSQDNLSVATSSNSVVEEDIDYLSDSEWLSQKKHIFILSEAGKPIYSLHGTEDKLATLFGVIQALVSFVQHGQDAITSIHAEGIKFVFLVRNSLILVAASRTNMSVQQLQMQLSDVYNQILSILTYSHMTKIFEKRKNFDLRRLLAGSERLIFHLLANDSSNKKITNNVFTFLTNSIRVMPLSTTTRSNITNAIQSNCSKIKNLVFAVLIANNKLIALVRMKKYSIHPADLRLIFSLIECSESLKTVENWMPICLPKFDMNGYLHAHVSYLSADCQACLLLLSVDRDVFFTLSDAKKKITEKLRRTHCLEAINEQINNVPQNDGKLSLSAIGIPELRHFLYKPKSSSHQLLCSEINPPYTTLSEFERLEAIYCDLHHRIHNNSRPLKLIYEVKEKEVVLAWVTAASELYAVFEPMVDKGLVIKYVDKLIKWIDKEHEVLFIRNHPTF from the exons aTGGATTTAGAGGAGGAGTCCACCTCGAACAACACAACCGTTGACGAATTTGCGGACGCAGAAGGGGCAGAATATTTTCAAGATCAAGAAGACAACAAATACAGTATTATTCAGGATATCCAAGCAGAGCTTACATCATCGTCTCAGGAACAACAACAAACCCTTAAACCAAATGGCACTGTAAACAAATCGGATTCGTTTTCGAGTGAGAAGAGCAAGGAACTAGATGGAGGAGGGTCTCAGGATAATTTAAGTGTTGCAACATCCTCGAATTCGGTAGTCGAGGAGGATATAGACTACCTCAGTGACAGTGAATGGTTGTCGcagaaaaaacacattttcataCTCAGTGAAGCGGGGAAGCCGATTTATTCGTTGCATGGCACCGAAGATAAGTTGGCCACTCTGTTTGGAGTGATTCAAGCGTTAGTGAGCTTTGTGCAGCATGGTCAGGATGCAATAACTTCTATTCATGCAGAGGGCATTAAATTTGTCTTCCTCGTTCGGAATTCTTTGATACTGGTGGCTGCGTCAAGGACCAACATGAGTGTCCAGCAATTGCAGATGCAATTATC CGATGTGTATAATCAGATTTTGTCCATTCTAACTTATTCGCATATGACGAAGATATTCGAGAAGCGAAAAAATTTCGATTTGCGTCGATTGTTGGCGGGCAGTGAGAGGTTGATCTTCCATTTGCTGGCCAATGATAgtagcaacaaaaaaa ttaCTAACAACGTGTTTACTTTTCTGACAAATTCTATTCGAGTGATGCCATTATCAACGACAACCAGATCAAATATCACCAACGCCATCCAAAGcaattgttccaaaattaagAATCTAGTATTTGCTGTGCTAATAGCTAACAACAAACTAATTGCGTTGGTTCGCATGAAGAAGTATTCGATTCATCCCGCGGATTTGAG GTTAATTTTCAGTCTAATCGAATGTTCAGAAAGCCTTAAGACCGTCGAGAATTGGATGCCTATATGCTTACCCAAATTCGACATGAATGGGTACCTGCATGCGCATGTTTCTTACCTATCAGCCGATTGTCAGGCGTGCTTACTCTTGCTCTCCGTAGATCGTGATGTTTTCTTTACACTTTCCGACGCCAAGAAAAAGATCACTGAAAAACTACGTCGAACGCATTGCCTTGAAGCTATAAACGAACAGATCAACAATGTCCCTCAAAACGATGGAAAACTTAGTCTATCAGCAATTGGAATTCCAGAATTAAGGCATTTTCTGTACAAACCAAAATCATCCTCGCATCAGTTGTTGTGCTCGGAAATAAATCCCCCCTATACAACCCTTTCGGAATTCGAGCGTTTGGAAGCTATCTACTGTGACCTGCATCATCGCATACACAACAATAGCAGACCCCTTAAATTGATCTATGAAGTCAAAGAGAAGGAAGTCGTTCTAGCCTGGGTAACAGCTGCCTCCGAGTTGTATGCTGTTTTTGAACCTATGGTCGATAAAGGTTTGGTTATAAAATACGTTGACAAACTCATAAAGTGGATTGACAAGGAACATGAAGTCTTGTTCATACGTAACCATCcgacattttga
- the LOC129951037 gene encoding transforming growth factor beta regulator 1 → MSKTIYYQNNQYARVMNLKYKSKYKKIKRIIKNYVFENAALCDQIAQIQEDIITSKEERRFLLKRLIKHESDIELTMKQENNTSVNGDATTPVAPRVPGKRGPKKRIKVEDETTTKPKKEKNQSGKSGASKKSTVIQKVPYDAHGKPIFPINLGGFVLHALGEIMSENTNFHTENWIYPVGYLATRVFSHPKEPERKCVFTCKILNNSGVPQFQIIPDAEFDHVFFGESANICHLGLLDTIVRVSDVANLPLRPQGERFFGLGNPTVMSLLQSQPNFKKLQNFKGFIVDGGYAIEDKDPTLSYEALQNMITMSAYHTVPEVKEEPPDELLE, encoded by the exons ATGTCCAAAAccatttattatcaaaacaatCAATATGCGCGTGTAATGAATCTAAAATACAAatccaaatataaaaaaatcaaacgaaTTATCAAGAATTATGTTTTC GAAAATGCTGCATTATGCGATCAAATAGCCCAGATCCAGGAGGACATCATAACGAGCAAAGAAGAACGTCGTTTTCTACTTAAACGCCTCATAAAACACGAAAGTGATATCGAACTGACTATGAAGCAAGAAAACAACACCTCGGTCAATGGAGATGCCACAACGCCGGTGGCTCCTCGAGTCCCAGGTAAGCGTGGGCCGAAGAAACGCATCAAAGTCGAAGATGAAACAACTACAAAAccgaaaaaggaaaagaatcAAAGCGGGAAATCAGGAGCATCTAAAAAATCCACTGTCATTCAAAAAGTTCCCTACGACGCCCACGGAAAACCCATATTTCCAATTAACCTCGGAGGTTTTGTTCTCCATGCCTTGGGTGAAATCATGTCTGAAAATACAAACTTCCACACTGAGAATTGGATCTACCCCGTCGGATATCTGGCTACTCGAGTTTTCTCCCATCCAAAGGAACCCGAACGAAAATGTGTCTTTACTTGTAAGATTCTCAACAACTCAGGAGTACCCCAATTCCAGATAATTCCTGACGCCGAATTTGACCATGTCTTCTTCGGAGAATCAGCCAATATCTGCCATCTAGGTCTTCTCGACACAATTGTCCGAGTTTCCGATGTCGCGAATCTACCACTACGCCCCCAAGGCGAGCGGTTTTTCGGTTTAGGTAACCCAACTGTGATGTCTCTGCTGCAATCCCAGCCGAATTTCAAGAAGCTGCAGAATTTCAAGGGATTCATCGTAGACGGCGGCTATGCCATCGAAGACAAGGACCCCACTCTCAGCTACGAGGCTCTGCAGAACATGATAACCATGTCTGCGTATCACACTGTCCCCGAAGTCAAAGAGGAACCTCCAGATGAGTTATTGGAATAA